The DNA segment CGCAATTTTTAGTTGTTCAGCTAAATGAATCGCTTTATCTTCTGCTACTTCCTCGATATTCCATAAGTATTTAGAATGAATCACATTACCCCACCTCTCAACCTTCCTATTATATCTAAAATCACTAGAAAAACCAAGAGGAATCTTCAAAACAAAAAAATGCTAGCTGATTAAGCTAGCATCTTACTCTTTATTCAATTGGTTCTACTACTTTTTCAGTATCGCGTTTTTCTACTTGAGATGAATGAGTTTTCATCGCTTTAGCAGCAGCTAATTGACGTTCTAACTCTGTCTTTTCGGTCGTTAATTGTTTTACTTTTTTCTTCATGCCACGAGATTTCGCGATATTTAAGAAAAAGATAATCAAGCAACCAAATAAGACGGAACCTAGAATAATTAATATTAAAGGCCATTCTGCTTGAGCAAATAAAAAGTTAACTTCGACTGGGTCTACGTTAATAACTGCAAAAATCGCAATAATAAGTGCTAAAATTATCCCCACAATTACTTGCCACTGTACTTTATTTTCTTTCATATTTTCTCCCTCCTTGCAATAGATATCTTATTATTTACCCGTTTACTTCTTATTAAAAACAGCCGAATTCCATTTTGTGAAATTCGGCTGTCCTTTTTATACTACAGGTTGCCCATTATTGCGAGGTTTTTTCTTTTTAACCGTACTAATAGGTCCTTTTTTTCGTAGTTGTCTAGCTTTAAATACATACCATAATTGCATGGCCATAAAGATAGAAGAGAATACACTTGAAATCAGCCCCACAAGTAAAGCAATGGAGAAGTTTAAGATGGACTCACTACCAAATAGTACTAATGCGAGTACAGTGAAAACCACTGTTAAAATGGTGTTTATAGAACGGGTGAAAGTTTGACGTAATGCCTTATTAACAGCATCTGCAATCTCTTCTTTCGTTTTGAAACGTTGCATCTTCATACTAATATCTCGTATTCGGTCTGCGGTGACTATCGTATCATTTATGGAATAACCGATAACCGTCAGAACCGCGGCAATAAAGGTCAAGTCAACCTCCAGCCTTGTTACACTAAAGAAGATAAAGATGATAAATGCGTCGAATAGTAAGGAAAGAATCGCCGCAATACCCATATAAAACTCAAATCTGACAGCAATGTATAATACAATCAATATAGAAGCTACTCCAAGCGCCCAGAAGCCATTTTTGGCAAGTTCTTTACCAACTGTTGGCGAAACTGTACTAATGCTCGGTTCATGCTTGTACTTGTCATTAAAGTAGTCTTTGAACTTAGCTACATCATTTTGTGATAATGTACCTTTGTAAGAAACTACGGCTGTTTTAGAACCTGTTCCTTGGAAAACAATATCATCTGATGGCATATTAATCGTATCTAAATCTTTTTTAATTTGTGTTTCAGTAAGTGTTTGATTGGCCGTTATCTCTGCTCGAGTCCCACTGGCGAAATCAATACCAAGGTTTAATCTAAATATGGACAATATGATAATACCAACAATAACTATTCCAGCAAAAGTAGATAAGAACAGACGATGATGTTTAACAAAGTCATACCGATCAAAGTGTGTTTTTAAACTAAAGCTATTAATGCCTTCGTGCAAGTTATGAATGTCTTTGCGCTTAACGGCAAAGAATCCTGGTTTATTGTTAAGCCAATTACTTTTCACTAATAATCCAAGTAAGAATCTGGAACCCCAAACAGCAGTTAAGAAGCTGACTAGAATACTAATGATTAATACTGTAGCGAAACCTTTGATTGAGCTTGTTCCAAAGTAGAAGAGAACCGCAGCCACGATAAGTGTCGTTAAGTTACCATCTAAAATTGCACGGAAAGCTTCTTTTCCACCAACTTCAAATGCAGCTTTAGTCGACCTTCCGACTTTGATTTCTTCTTTGATTCGCTCGTAGGTAATTACGTTCGCGTCAACTGCCATACCTATCCCCAGAATTAACCCTGCAATTCCTGGTAAAGTAAGTGTCGCATTAAGTAAACTTAGAATGAGTAGTACTAAATAAGTGTAAGCAACTAATGTGATAGATGCTACTACACCTGGTAAACGGTATACGGCCATCATGAAAATAAAGATAGCGATAACGCCAATAATACCAGCTAAAATTGTTTCTTGTAAGGCATCCTGACCAAATTGTGCTCCGACTGATGTGGAATACACTTCTTTCATTTTTACAGGTAATGCTCCTGAATTTAACAACTCAGCTAAATCTTTTGCTTCTTCTGTCGTGAAACTACCTGAAATTTCTACCTTGTCTGTATCAAGCACACTACTTACATTTGGTGCAGATAAGTATGCCGGATCTTTCTTTTCGCGCTCTGTTTTATATTTTTGACCTTCTTTCCAATCTAACCAAATAACTAATTGGTTGTCCGGAGCTTCTGCCAAAATTGTTTTTGTTACACTAGCAAATTTATCAGCGCTTTTTAGTTTTAAAGTAACAATTGGATTATTGCTGGAGTCGAATGCTTGTTTTGCACCCCCTGCAACTAAGTCACTACCATTCATCATCATTTTATCATTTGCATCTCTAAATGATAATTGAGCTGTAGTGGATAACATTTTTCGTGCTTCTGCTTGGTCGGTTATCCCAGCAAGTTGAACACGAATCCGGTTATTTCCTTCGATTTGAATACTTGGTTCTGCTACCCCTAATGAATTGACA comes from the Listeria welshimeri serovar 6b str. SLCC5334 genome and includes:
- the secDF gene encoding protein translocase subunit SecDF produces the protein MVKKSKIVIFFLVVAIIFGAVFGTAKMVMQNINLGLDLQGGFEVLYEVSPANGDGKVSKQTLTDTVTSLDKRVNSLGVAEPSIQIEGNNRIRVQLAGITDQAEARKMLSTTAQLSFRDANDKMMMNGSDLVAGGAKQAFDSSNNPIVTLKLKSADKFASVTKTILAEAPDNQLVIWLDWKEGQKYKTEREKKDPAYLSAPNVSSVLDTDKVEISGSFTTEEAKDLAELLNSGALPVKMKEVYSTSVGAQFGQDALQETILAGIIGVIAIFIFMMAVYRLPGVVASITLVAYTYLVLLILSLLNATLTLPGIAGLILGIGMAVDANVITYERIKEEIKVGRSTKAAFEVGGKEAFRAILDGNLTTLIVAAVLFYFGTSSIKGFATVLIISILVSFLTAVWGSRFLLGLLVKSNWLNNKPGFFAVKRKDIHNLHEGINSFSLKTHFDRYDFVKHHRLFLSTFAGIVIVGIIILSIFRLNLGIDFASGTRAEITANQTLTETQIKKDLDTINMPSDDIVFQGTGSKTAVVSYKGTLSQNDVAKFKDYFNDKYKHEPSISTVSPTVGKELAKNGFWALGVASILIVLYIAVRFEFYMGIAAILSLLFDAFIIFIFFSVTRLEVDLTFIAAVLTVIGYSINDTIVTADRIRDISMKMQRFKTKEEIADAVNKALRQTFTRSINTILTVVFTVLALVLFGSESILNFSIALLVGLISSVFSSIFMAMQLWYVFKARQLRKKGPISTVKKKKPRNNGQPVV
- a CDS encoding lipopolysaccharide assembly LapA domain-containing protein; this encodes MKENKVQWQVIVGIILALIIAIFAVINVDPVEVNFLFAQAEWPLILIILGSVLFGCLIIFFLNIAKSRGMKKKVKQLTTEKTELERQLAAAKAMKTHSSQVEKRDTEKVVEPIE